In a genomic window of Staphylococcus taiwanensis:
- a CDS encoding CoA-disulfide reductase, which translates to MYKIIVVGAVAGGATCASQIRRLDKDSEITIFEKDRDMSFANCGLPYYIGNVVNERKDVLPLTPSVFKEKKNITVKTYHEVIAINDQSQTVTVLNRENGEKFETHYDKLILSPGASANSLGFDSDFIFTLRNMEDTDAIDQFIDKHHVKKALVVGAGYISLEVLENLHARGLDVTLIHRSEKVNKLMDQDMNQAIFDELNRHNIPYRLNEEITDIRDHQVTFKSGVQEDFDLIIEGVGTYPNSKFIESSNINLDDKGFIVVNDKFETNIPNIYALGDVITSFYRHVNLSANVPLAWGAHRGASIIAEQLAGNPKITFKGYLGSNIVKFFDYTFASVGIKPEELVKFDYEMVEITGGTHAGYYPGNTDIHLRVYFDKHNRQLLRAAAVGKQGVDKRIDVLSMAMMTGLTVDALTEFEVAYAPPYSHPKDLINMIGYKSRDI; encoded by the coding sequence ATGTACAAGATAATTGTAGTGGGAGCTGTTGCTGGTGGCGCGACGTGTGCTAGTCAAATACGCCGTCTAGATAAAGACAGTGAGATAACTATTTTTGAAAAGGACCGCGATATGAGTTTCGCCAATTGTGGCTTACCTTACTATATAGGCAATGTTGTAAATGAGCGCAAAGATGTCTTACCTTTAACCCCTTCTGTGTTTAAAGAAAAGAAAAATATAACTGTAAAAACATATCATGAAGTGATCGCAATCAATGATCAATCACAAACCGTAACAGTATTGAATAGAGAGAATGGCGAGAAATTTGAAACACACTATGACAAACTTATTTTAAGTCCAGGTGCAAGTGCAAATTCACTAGGTTTTGATAGCGACTTTATCTTTACATTACGTAATATGGAGGATACTGATGCAATTGATCAATTTATCGATAAACATCATGTTAAGAAAGCTTTAGTAGTTGGTGCAGGTTATATTTCTTTAGAAGTGTTAGAAAATTTACACGCGCGTGGTTTAGATGTCACTCTCATTCATCGTTCTGAAAAAGTTAATAAATTGATGGATCAAGATATGAATCAAGCTATTTTTGATGAATTAAATCGTCACAATATTCCTTACAGATTGAATGAAGAAATCACTGACATTAGAGATCATCAAGTTACTTTTAAATCAGGTGTTCAAGAAGACTTCGACTTAATTATAGAAGGTGTAGGTACATATCCTAATTCGAAATTTATTGAATCATCTAATATTAATTTAGATGATAAAGGATTTATTGTTGTTAACGATAAATTTGAAACAAATATTCCAAATATATACGCATTAGGAGATGTTATCACATCATTTTATCGTCACGTTAACTTATCAGCTAATGTCCCACTTGCTTGGGGTGCACATCGAGGCGCTAGTATTATTGCCGAACAACTTGCTGGTAATCCAAAGATTACTTTCAAAGGATATTTAGGATCAAATATCGTTAAATTCTTTGACTATACTTTTGCGAGTGTAGGCATCAAACCTGAGGAATTAGTAAAATTTGATTATGAAATGGTTGAAATCACTGGTGGTACGCATGCAGGTTATTACCCAGGAAATACAGATATTCATCTACGCGTATATTTTGATAAACATAATCGTCAACTTTTACGTGCTGCTGCAGTAGGGAAACAAGGTGTAGACAAGCGTATAGATGTCCTTTCAATGGCGATGATGACAGGTTTAACAGTTGATGCACTCACTGAATTTGAAGTTGCTTATGCCCCACCATATAGCCATCCAAAAGATTTAATTAACATGATTGGCTATAAATCACGAGATATTTAA
- a CDS encoding YisL family protein has protein sequence MLHMHIASWTLAIILYVIAFLHISKSQGPTPMFKPLQMALRVFMLLTLFSGFWILIQEFIAASHGGGGNHMLLTLKMLCGIGVIALMEVSIAKRKKHEASHGLFWATIVLIIITMTLGVILPWGPISHMFGIS, from the coding sequence TTGTTACATATGCATATAGCAAGCTGGACATTAGCTATTATTTTATATGTAATCGCATTTTTACATATATCTAAATCGCAAGGACCTACACCTATGTTTAAACCACTACAAATGGCATTGAGAGTCTTTATGTTGCTTACATTATTTTCAGGATTTTGGATTTTAATTCAAGAGTTTATTGCAGCAAGTCATGGTGGTGGCGGTAACCATATGTTATTAACACTGAAAATGCTTTGTGGCATTGGTGTGATTGCGTTAATGGAAGTGTCTATCGCTAAAAGAAAGAAACACGAGGCAAGTCATGGATTATTTTGGGCAACCATTGTGTTAATCATTATCACAATGACGCTAGGTGTTATTTTACCTTGGGGTCCAATAAGTCATATGTTCGGCATTAGCTAA
- a CDS encoding fumarylacetoacetate hydrolase family protein yields MKFLSFKYNDAESYGVKVKREDAVWDLKLVFADFGEGDFHPKTLLEGLQQNQTLDFQEQVRKAVVAAEDSGKADDYKIAFNDIEFLPPVTPPNNVIAFGRNYQDHASELNHEVQRLYVFTKAASSLTGDEATIPNHKDITDQLDYEGELGIVIGKSGEKIPKALALDYIYGYTIINDITDRTAQNAQDQAFLSKSLTGGCPMGPYIVTKDELPMPENVNIVTKVNNEIRQDGNTSQMITKIDDLIEEISKYVALHPGDIIATGTPAGVGAGLEPPQFLQPGDEVKVTIDNIGTLTTYIAKDSE; encoded by the coding sequence ATGAAATTCTTATCATTCAAATATAATGACGCTGAATCTTACGGCGTTAAAGTTAAGCGTGAAGACGCAGTTTGGGATTTAAAACTAGTTTTTGCTGATTTCGGTGAAGGAGACTTCCATCCAAAAACATTATTAGAAGGTTTACAACAAAACCAAACATTAGATTTCCAAGAACAAGTACGTAAAGCAGTTGTAGCCGCTGAAGATAGTGGTAAAGCAGATGATTATAAAATTGCATTTAATGATATCGAATTCTTACCACCAGTTACACCACCAAATAATGTTATCGCATTTGGTCGTAACTACCAAGATCATGCAAGTGAATTGAATCATGAAGTACAACGCTTATATGTATTTACTAAAGCGGCTTCATCTTTAACTGGTGATGAAGCAACAATTCCAAATCATAAAGATATCACGGACCAATTAGATTACGAAGGTGAACTTGGTATTGTAATTGGTAAATCTGGAGAAAAAATTCCAAAAGCTTTAGCATTAGACTATATTTACGGTTATACAATTATCAATGATATTACTGACCGTACTGCTCAAAATGCACAAGACCAAGCATTTTTATCTAAAAGTTTAACTGGTGGTTGCCCAATGGGACCATATATTGTGACTAAAGATGAGTTACCAATGCCGGAAAACGTAAATATCGTTACTAAAGTGAATAATGAAATTCGTCAAGATGGTAATACTAGCCAAATGATTACTAAAATTGATGATTTAATCGAAGAAATTTCTAAGTATGTAGCATTACATCCTGGTGATATTATTGCTACAGGTACACCAGCTGGTGTAGGTGCTGGTTTAGAACCACCTCAATTTTTACAACCTGGTGATGAAGTTAAAGTTACGATTGATAACATTGGTACATTAACAACATACATTGCCAAAGATAGTGAATAG
- the addA gene encoding helicase-exonuclease AddAB subunit AddA yields the protein MNKIPIKPENAQWTDAQWRSIYANGQDILVAAAAGSGKTAVLVERIIQKIIRDEIDVDKLLVATFTNLSAREMKHRVEQRIQQASIENPRNEHLKNQRIKIHQAQISTLHSFCLKIIQQNYDVIDLDPNFRTISDVENVLLLEQSIDEVLEQHYESPDIEFLTLVEQLSSDRNDESFREILKRFYNFSIANPSPFQWLDSLVETYKDENKHEVYLKELERLAKIFIKAAYHNLLEAYNSFSNCIEVEKHLDVIKLERTKCEKMIEGNVINYNEIINYTSEKLPTITKKLKETNEDANIDSQILINAKAFYDEYKKILLDVKNKYLMRSFDDLKADMTHLAPRIKYLVQIVKDIINDFAEKKRSRNVLDFADYEHFALQILTDQEGNASPIAKEYRSLFEEILVDEYQDTNQVQEAIISKIKRGDESDGNLFMVGDVKQSIYKFRQADPTLFMDKYHRFTKDGNGTGLRIDLSKNFRSRKEVLSTTNYLFDHMMDEEVGEINYDTDARLYFGATKYSDKSMPLELHALVQDKSSDNDLEKQEQEARYIAEQVKYIIKNKQVYDIKTETYRQATFKDIVILERGLKNARNLQQVFKDCNIPFHVNSKEGYFEQTEVRLVLSFLRTIDNPLQDIYLVGLMRSVIYQFTEDELAHIRVLSSNDDYFYQSITHYMQHKEANSDLVEKLQQFIDDILMYQEYSQSHPVYQLIDQFYNDHYVIQYFSGLIGGKGRRANLYGLFNKAVEFENSSFRGLYQFIRFIDELIERNKDFGEENVIGPNDNVVRMMTVHSSKGLEFPYVIYSGLSKNFNKGDIRKSLILNQKYGLGIDYYDLEQNVTYPSLSSVVIKSITEKELISEEMRLMYVALTRAKEQLILIGTIDKEDVIEKLEHLPISNDKIALHKRLSAERPFDLIFAILAKYQSASLLPEYQFERSIDNLDESLRPSVNIKVIHFGELSFENDESDQEQRTIDDLETEGSHDDTLKQQINYQLSFRYPYLKDTEKPSKQSVSELKRQLETQENGTSYERVRQYRIGVSTYERPKFLRENKKRKANEIGTLMHTVMQHLPFREERLTETELNDYIDTLIKERLIEKDAKKDIQFKEVIQFVRSDLYMEIAKADKVFRELPFVVNQARVDEMPEEDEDVSIIQGMIDLIFLKDGQYYFVDYKTDAFNRRRGMTDEEIGIQLRDKYKIQMTYYKNTLETILNTKVYGYLYFFQFGQMSIEDNEV from the coding sequence ATGAATAAGATACCAATTAAACCAGAGAATGCGCAATGGACAGATGCGCAATGGAGAAGCATCTATGCTAATGGACAAGATATTTTAGTAGCTGCGGCAGCAGGTTCAGGTAAAACTGCTGTTTTAGTAGAGAGAATTATTCAAAAAATTATTAGAGATGAGATAGATGTTGATAAGTTACTTGTTGCGACGTTCACGAATTTAAGTGCTCGAGAAATGAAGCACCGTGTCGAGCAACGTATTCAACAAGCATCTATTGAAAATCCCAGAAATGAACATTTAAAGAATCAACGAATCAAAATTCACCAAGCTCAAATCTCAACTTTACATAGTTTTTGTTTGAAAATTATTCAACAAAACTACGATGTGATTGATTTAGATCCTAATTTTCGTACAATTAGCGATGTAGAAAATGTACTATTGCTTGAACAATCCATTGATGAAGTATTAGAACAACATTATGAATCACCAGATATCGAGTTTCTTACATTGGTTGAACAATTATCTAGTGATCGAAATGATGAAAGTTTTAGAGAAATTCTTAAACGATTTTATAATTTCAGTATAGCTAATCCGTCACCATTTCAGTGGTTAGATTCATTAGTGGAAACCTATAAGGATGAAAATAAACATGAAGTATATCTAAAAGAATTAGAAAGATTAGCGAAAATATTTATTAAAGCAGCTTATCATAATTTATTAGAAGCATATAATAGCTTTTCGAATTGCATAGAAGTTGAAAAACATTTAGATGTAATTAAGTTAGAGAGAACAAAATGTGAAAAAATGATTGAAGGAAATGTGATCAATTACAATGAAATCATCAATTATACTTCTGAAAAACTTCCGACAATCACAAAAAAATTAAAAGAAACGAATGAAGATGCAAACATTGATTCTCAAATTTTAATTAATGCAAAAGCTTTTTATGATGAATATAAAAAAATCTTATTAGACGTTAAGAATAAATACTTAATGCGTTCTTTTGATGATTTAAAAGCGGATATGACACATTTAGCACCTAGAATTAAATATTTAGTTCAAATTGTGAAAGATATTATTAATGATTTTGCAGAGAAGAAACGTAGTCGAAATGTGCTTGACTTTGCTGATTATGAGCACTTTGCATTACAAATCTTAACTGATCAAGAAGGAAATGCGTCTCCTATAGCTAAAGAATATCGCTCACTGTTTGAGGAGATTTTAGTAGACGAATATCAAGATACCAATCAAGTACAAGAAGCAATCATATCTAAAATTAAACGCGGCGACGAATCTGATGGTAATTTATTCATGGTAGGAGACGTTAAGCAATCTATCTACAAATTTAGACAAGCTGATCCTACATTGTTTATGGATAAATATCACAGATTTACAAAAGATGGTAATGGAACTGGTTTGCGTATCGATTTATCTAAAAATTTCCGTTCACGTAAGGAAGTTCTCTCTACAACGAATTATTTGTTTGATCATATGATGGATGAAGAGGTAGGAGAGATTAATTACGATACTGATGCAAGACTTTATTTCGGTGCTACTAAATATTCCGATAAATCTATGCCTCTTGAATTACATGCACTCGTCCAAGATAAAAGTAGCGACAATGATTTAGAAAAGCAAGAACAAGAAGCACGTTATATTGCTGAGCAAGTGAAGTACATCATTAAAAATAAACAAGTTTATGATATAAAAACTGAAACATATAGACAAGCCACTTTTAAAGATATCGTTATATTAGAAAGAGGCTTAAAAAATGCACGTAATTTGCAACAAGTGTTCAAAGATTGTAATATTCCATTCCATGTAAATAGTAAGGAAGGATATTTTGAACAAACCGAAGTTCGATTAGTACTATCATTTTTAAGAACTATTGATAATCCATTACAAGATATTTATTTAGTTGGTTTGATGCGTTCCGTAATTTATCAATTTACAGAAGATGAATTAGCACATATTCGTGTTTTAAGCTCTAATGATGATTACTTCTATCAATCTATAACGCATTATATGCAACATAAAGAAGCTAATTCAGACTTAGTTGAGAAATTACAACAGTTTATTGACGATATTTTAATGTATCAAGAATATAGTCAATCACATCCAGTCTATCAGTTAATCGATCAGTTTTATAATGACCATTATGTTATTCAGTATTTCAGTGGACTTATCGGAGGTAAAGGACGTCGTGCAAATCTTTATGGATTGTTTAATAAAGCCGTAGAATTTGAAAATTCTAGTTTCAGAGGTCTTTATCAATTTATTAGATTTATTGATGAGTTAATTGAACGTAATAAAGATTTTGGTGAAGAAAATGTGATAGGCCCTAATGACAATGTTGTACGTATGATGACCGTTCATAGTAGTAAAGGTTTAGAGTTTCCTTATGTCATTTATTCTGGTCTTTCTAAGAACTTTAATAAAGGAGATATACGTAAATCATTGATCTTAAACCAAAAATATGGTTTAGGAATTGATTATTATGATTTAGAACAAAATGTGACGTATCCGTCGTTATCATCAGTTGTCATTAAATCAATTACTGAAAAAGAACTGATTTCGGAAGAGATGCGTTTAATGTATGTTGCTTTAACACGAGCGAAAGAACAACTCATCCTTATCGGTACTATCGATAAAGAAGATGTTATAGAAAAACTTGAACATTTACCAATTTCTAATGACAAAATAGCATTGCATAAGCGACTATCAGCTGAACGGCCGTTTGATTTAATATTCGCTATTTTAGCAAAATATCAATCAGCTTCTTTGCTGCCTGAATATCAATTCGAACGATCTATCGATAATTTAGATGAAAGTTTACGCCCTTCGGTAAATATTAAAGTTATTCATTTTGGGGAACTTTCATTTGAAAATGATGAATCAGACCAAGAACAACGTACAATCGATGATCTTGAGACTGAAGGGTCACATGATGATACGTTAAAACAACAAATTAATTATCAATTATCATTTAGATATCCATATTTAAAAGATACAGAAAAACCTTCAAAACAATCAGTTTCTGAACTCAAACGCCAGTTAGAAACTCAAGAAAATGGTACTAGCTATGAAAGGGTAAGACAGTATCGTATAGGTGTATCTACTTATGAGAGACCTAAGTTTTTACGTGAAAATAAAAAACGAAAAGCAAATGAAATAGGTACATTAATGCATACCGTCATGCAACATTTACCTTTTAGAGAAGAACGTCTTACTGAAACGGAATTAAATGATTATATAGATACATTAATTAAAGAACGTCTTATTGAAAAAGATGCTAAAAAAGATATTCAATTCAAAGAAGTTATTCAATTTGTTCGTAGTGATTTATATATGGAAATTGCAAAAGCTGATAAAGTATTCCGTGAATTACCTTTTGTAGTGAATCAAGCACGTGTAGACGAAATGCCTGAAGAAGATGAAGATGTATCAATTATTCAAGGTATGATTGACTTAATCTTCCTAAAGGATGGTCAATACTACTTTGTGGATTATAAAACGGATGCATTTAATAGACGTAGAGGTATGACTGACGAAGAAATAGGTATACAACTTCGGGATAAGTATAAAATCCAAATGACATATTATAAAAACACTTTAGAAACGATATTAAATACCAAAGTATATGGCTATCTTTATTTCTTCCAATTTGGTCAAATGAGTATTGAGGATAATGAGGTTTAG
- the addB gene encoding helicase-exonuclease AddAB subunit AddB, giving the protein MELSTYLGRAGTGKSYHMINNIKQQMKDDPLGDPIILIAPTQSTFQLEQAFVNDKDLNGSLRTEVLHFERLSYRIFQEVGGLTEERLTQAATEMMIYNLVQQHKSELKLYQSQVNYYGFSEKLSEQIQDFKKYSVTPEHLQSFLQDNDVKTRTRHKLEDISLIYKYFEERINGEFITSEDSLNHFVDVLHQSEWIKNAEIYIDGFHNFSTLEYQIIKALVQNAKKVTVLLTTDGDEEPFSLFRKPSEVLTHLKEIANELNIELKQHYFKKQYRFNNQDLIQLEQQFDALQVNPISYQGNINILESSSIREEVNEVARRIIKDTRDKQYRYQDIAILYRDESYAYLFDSVLPQYDIPFNIDTKRSMTHHPIMEMVRSLLEVIQTNWNISPMMRLIKTNILSDHFKDSDYLINLLENFVVERGIYGKRWLDEKLFSVDNFTKMGRKEHKLTAEEREDFEQVVNLKNDIIDKILTFEKAMNEAENVRGFATAFYETMESFDLPKYLMTHRDQLDADGYHEEAEEVDQIWNGLIQILDDLVTVFDNEEMTLNRFLEVFDIGLEQLEFVMIPQTLDQVSIGTMDLAKVDNKKHIYMVGMNDGTMPQPISSSSLITDEEKKVFEQQAQVELSPTSDILQMDEAFVCYIAMTRGSEQVTFSYSLMGSQGEDKEKSPFLNQIQALFNGLDVTNIHYIHNAQPLSLMEHPHQTKVVLFESLKSWLESEMVADTWVDAYQVIRDNDKLNNGLNYLLTALTYDNETVQLDEQLATSLYGSTINASVSRFEGYNDCPFKHYANHGLRLNERTKYKLENFDLGNIFHTALKYISDKIEGDFKNLDNKKIHALTVEALENVLPQVQFNLMDSNAYYRYVSKRIGVIVESTLKALRYQNKNTKFRPQRFEAGFRKSPKNNEELIAQPLITKQGIPVNIRGQIDRIDAYTKNDTSYINIIDYKSSDPSAKLNLKKVYYGKQMQMMTYMDVALQNAKRLGLTNDIKPGGLLYFHVHDERLSFKNWGEMEDDALEQDQLEQAFLKEYRLRGLVNSDMDVVEALDIRLDDIGNSDIVPVSLKKDGSIGSRGSSVADETTIHKFIKHNKNNFIETATKIMDGHTEVAPLKFDDQLPCQFCNFQSVCHVDTIIDSKHYRHVDETIDPLKAIQDVELESGDKNE; this is encoded by the coding sequence ATGGAATTAAGCACATACCTCGGTAGAGCAGGAACTGGTAAATCTTATCATATGATTAATAATATTAAGCAACAAATGAAAGATGATCCTCTTGGTGACCCAATTATTTTGATAGCACCAACACAGAGTACTTTTCAACTTGAACAAGCATTTGTGAATGATAAAGATTTGAATGGGAGTTTGAGAACGGAGGTACTTCACTTCGAACGTTTGAGTTATAGAATCTTTCAAGAAGTTGGAGGACTTACCGAAGAACGCTTAACGCAAGCAGCTACAGAAATGATGATATATAATTTAGTGCAACAGCATAAATCTGAATTGAAATTATATCAATCACAAGTCAATTATTATGGCTTTAGCGAGAAATTAAGTGAGCAAATTCAAGACTTTAAAAAATATTCTGTAACCCCTGAACATTTGCAGTCATTTTTACAAGATAATGACGTGAAAACAAGAACAAGACATAAGTTAGAAGATATTTCATTAATATATAAATATTTTGAAGAACGTATAAATGGTGAGTTTATCACTTCAGAAGATAGTTTAAATCACTTTGTCGATGTTCTACATCAATCAGAGTGGATTAAAAATGCTGAAATATACATAGATGGATTCCATAACTTTTCTACATTGGAATATCAAATTATTAAAGCGTTAGTTCAAAATGCTAAAAAAGTTACTGTACTTCTAACTACTGACGGAGATGAAGAACCATTTAGTTTATTCAGAAAGCCTTCAGAAGTACTTACGCATTTGAAAGAAATCGCTAATGAATTAAATATAGAATTAAAGCAACATTACTTTAAAAAGCAGTATCGTTTTAATAATCAAGACCTAATACAATTGGAACAACAATTTGATGCATTACAAGTCAATCCAATATCTTATCAGGGTAATATAAATATTTTAGAGTCTTCAAGCATACGCGAAGAGGTCAATGAAGTAGCACGCCGGATTATTAAAGATACTCGTGATAAACAATATAGATATCAAGATATTGCGATTTTGTATCGTGATGAATCATACGCATATTTGTTTGATTCTGTTCTCCCACAATATGATATTCCCTTTAATATTGATACTAAAAGGTCTATGACACACCATCCAATTATGGAAATGGTGCGTTCACTCCTTGAAGTTATTCAAACAAATTGGAATATTAGTCCAATGATGCGTTTAATTAAAACGAATATTTTAAGCGACCATTTTAAAGATAGTGACTACCTAATTAACTTATTAGAGAACTTCGTAGTAGAACGGGGCATATATGGCAAACGTTGGCTTGATGAGAAATTGTTTAGTGTGGACAATTTTACGAAAATGGGACGCAAAGAACATAAGTTGACTGCTGAAGAAAGGGAAGATTTTGAACAAGTTGTCAATTTAAAAAACGATATTATTGATAAAATATTAACATTTGAAAAAGCTATGAATGAAGCGGAGAATGTAAGAGGTTTTGCGACGGCATTCTACGAAACAATGGAATCTTTTGATTTACCAAAATATTTAATGACACACCGTGATCAATTGGATGCTGATGGATATCATGAAGAAGCTGAAGAAGTTGATCAAATTTGGAATGGACTTATTCAAATTTTAGATGATTTGGTTACTGTATTTGATAACGAAGAGATGACGCTAAATCGATTTTTAGAAGTGTTTGATATTGGTTTGGAACAATTAGAGTTTGTTATGATTCCTCAAACCCTTGACCAAGTGAGTATAGGGACAATGGACTTAGCAAAGGTAGATAATAAAAAACATATTTATATGGTTGGTATGAATGATGGAACGATGCCTCAACCCATTTCTTCATCAAGTTTAATTACCGATGAAGAAAAGAAAGTATTTGAGCAACAAGCACAAGTTGAGTTAAGCCCAACGTCTGATATTTTACAAATGGATGAGGCATTTGTATGTTATATAGCTATGACGCGAGGTAGTGAACAGGTAACATTCTCATACAGTCTTATGGGATCCCAAGGTGAAGATAAAGAAAAAAGTCCATTTTTAAATCAAATTCAAGCATTGTTTAATGGACTAGATGTAACAAATATTCACTATATTCATAATGCACAACCATTATCGTTAATGGAACATCCACATCAAACGAAAGTGGTCCTATTCGAATCTTTAAAAAGTTGGTTAGAGTCAGAAATGGTTGCAGATACTTGGGTAGATGCCTATCAAGTAATACGAGATAATGACAAACTTAATAATGGACTAAATTACTTATTAACCGCACTTACGTATGACAATGAGACAGTACAATTAGACGAGCAATTGGCAACATCATTATACGGATCAACTATCAATGCGAGTGTATCTCGTTTTGAAGGATACAATGATTGTCCATTTAAACACTATGCAAACCATGGACTAAGATTAAACGAAAGAACAAAATACAAACTTGAGAATTTTGATTTAGGAAATATATTCCATACTGCGTTGAAGTACATTTCCGACAAAATTGAGGGCGATTTCAAAAATCTTGATAATAAAAAGATTCATGCCCTAACAGTTGAAGCTTTAGAAAATGTGCTACCTCAAGTTCAATTCAATTTAATGGATTCAAATGCATATTATCGCTACGTTTCAAAACGTATTGGTGTCATTGTTGAAAGTACATTGAAAGCATTACGCTATCAAAATAAAAACACTAAATTCAGACCACAACGTTTTGAAGCTGGATTTAGAAAATCACCAAAAAATAATGAGGAACTTATTGCACAACCTTTAATTACGAAACAAGGTATTCCAGTTAATATACGAGGTCAAATTGATCGCATTGATGCCTATACTAAAAATGATACAAGCTATATCAATATCATCGACTATAAGTCATCTGATCCTAGTGCGAAATTAAATTTAAAAAAAGTTTATTATGGTAAGCAAATGCAAATGATGACGTACATGGATGTTGCGTTACAAAATGCTAAACGACTAGGTTTAACAAATGATATAAAGCCTGGTGGTTTGTTGTACTTCCATGTTCATGATGAACGTCTTAGTTTTAAAAATTGGGGAGAAATGGAAGACGACGCTTTAGAGCAAGATCAACTTGAACAAGCATTTCTAAAAGAATATCGATTACGTGGATTAGTGAATAGTGATATGGATGTTGTAGAAGCATTAGATATTCGTTTAGATGACATTGGTAACTCTGACATTGTACCTGTTAGCCTTAAAAAGGATGGAAGTATAGGTAGCAGAGGAAGTAGTGTGGCTGATGAAACGACGATTCATAAATTTATTAAACACAATAAGAATAATTTTATTGAAACTGCTACAAAAATTATGGATGGACATACAGAAGTTGCACCACTTAAATTTGATGATCAATTACCATGTCAATTTTGTAATTTCCAATCAGTGTGCCACGTAGATACTATTATTGATAGTAAGCATTATCGTCATGTAGATGAAACGATTGATCCTCTAAAAGCAATTCAGGATGTGGAGTTAGAAAGTGGTGATAAAAATGAATAA
- the lepB gene encoding signal peptidase I: protein MKKEIMEWIVAIVVGLLLVWVMVNFVAKSYTIKGDSMDPTLKDGQHVMVNILGYKVGDVKKGNVIVFHANKSDDYVKRVIGVPGDNVTYKNDKLYINGKRVKEPYLDYNEKRKQGEYITGSFETKDLINANPNSNVIPKDKYLVLGDNREVSKDSRAFGLIDKNQIVGKVSFRFWPFNEFKFNFNPDR from the coding sequence TTGAAAAAAGAAATAATGGAGTGGATTGTCGCCATAGTGGTAGGTTTATTACTTGTATGGGTAATGGTTAACTTCGTTGCTAAATCATATACGATTAAAGGCGATTCAATGGATCCAACGTTAAAAGATGGCCAACATGTAATGGTTAACATTTTAGGATATAAGGTTGGAGACGTTAAAAAAGGTAATGTTATTGTCTTCCATGCTAATAAATCTGATGACTATGTTAAACGTGTGATTGGGGTTCCTGGAGATAATGTAACTTATAAAAATGATAAGTTATATATCAATGGTAAAAGAGTGAAAGAACCTTATCTAGATTATAATGAAAAACGCAAACAAGGCGAATATATAACTGGGTCATTCGAAACGAAAGACTTAATAAATGCAAATCCAAATTCAAATGTAATTCCTAAAGATAAATATTTAGTGCTTGGAGATAACCGTGAAGTAAGTAAAGATAGTCGTGCATTTGGATTAATAGATAAGAATCAAATTGTAGGTAAAGTGTCGTTCAGATTCTGGCCATTTAATGAGTTTAAATTTAATTTTAATCCAGATCGGTAA
- the lepB gene encoding signal peptidase I, with product MRKIINLVVAIILAIVFVLCIQTFIIRGGIVKSNSMDPILNKGDRVIVNKIKITFNMLQDGDIIMYRHKNQLLFSRVIGKPGESIEVRNGKLYRDDRQVDKSYAKNRDINNFALRDIHNSDGDIIPPNSYFVLNDNGDNKRDSRTYGLINDKDIIGDVSLKYYPFKEFTYQFNK from the coding sequence TTGCGTAAAATTATAAATTTAGTTGTTGCTATTATTTTAGCTATTGTATTTGTATTATGTATCCAAACATTTATTATTAGAGGCGGTATTGTTAAAAGCAATAGTATGGACCCAATCTTGAATAAAGGCGATCGTGTGATTGTAAATAAGATAAAAATCACCTTTAACATGTTGCAAGATGGAGACATTATTATGTATAGACACAAGAATCAACTATTATTTAGTCGTGTAATTGGTAAGCCAGGCGAATCAATAGAAGTGAGAAATGGTAAATTGTATAGAGACGATAGACAAGTCGACAAAAGTTATGCTAAAAATAGAGATATTAATAATTTTGCTTTAAGAGATATTCATAATTCTGATGGAGATATTATTCCGCCAAACTCATATTTTGTGTTAAATGATAATGGTGATAACAAGCGTGATTCTCGTACATATGGATTAATTAATGATAAGGACATCATTGGAGATGTAAGTTTAAAGTATTATCCATTTAAAGAATTTACCTATCAGTTTAATAAGTAG